A stretch of the Sorangium aterium genome encodes the following:
- a CDS encoding TIGR02452 family protein, with the protein MKLTSIAAETVQIASRGEYTAPSGATVRIRDRVLAAVKGTVLYRPGSLDAWEPKERLDRPTAIQVTGETTGAAGRRLIEQEGEARVMALNFASAKNPGGGFLRGAKAQEEDLARCSALYASLVEQRDYYDQNRACGSFLYTDHIIYSPDVPFFRDEQHALLDRPFALSIITAPAPNAGEAFQRDDAADQEIRAALERRADMVLAAAGAHGHRCLVLGAWGCGVFRNDPREVADVFARCLGSPRFRGAFSRVVFAVYDRGDDRPNYRAFQERFAQT; encoded by the coding sequence ATGAAGCTGACCAGCATCGCCGCAGAGACCGTGCAGATCGCGAGTCGGGGCGAATACACCGCGCCCTCGGGCGCGACGGTTCGCATCCGCGACCGCGTGCTCGCCGCGGTGAAGGGGACCGTGCTTTACCGGCCCGGATCACTCGACGCCTGGGAGCCGAAGGAGCGCCTCGATCGCCCGACAGCGATCCAGGTCACCGGCGAGACCACGGGGGCGGCGGGGCGGCGGCTCATCGAGCAGGAGGGCGAGGCCCGCGTCATGGCCCTCAACTTCGCTTCCGCCAAGAACCCCGGGGGCGGGTTCCTGCGCGGGGCCAAGGCCCAGGAGGAGGACCTCGCCAGGTGCTCGGCGCTGTACGCGTCCCTGGTCGAGCAGCGCGACTATTACGACCAGAACCGCGCGTGCGGGAGCTTTCTCTATACCGACCACATCATCTACTCGCCGGACGTGCCGTTCTTCCGCGACGAGCAGCACGCCCTCCTGGACCGGCCGTTCGCGCTGTCGATCATCACGGCGCCGGCGCCGAACGCCGGCGAGGCGTTCCAGCGCGACGACGCCGCGGACCAGGAGATCCGCGCCGCCCTGGAGCGCCGCGCGGACATGGTGCTCGCCGCGGCGGGCGCGCACGGGCACCGGTGCCTGGTCCTCGGGGCGTGGGGGTGCGGCGTCTTCCGCAACGATCCGCGCGAGGTCGCCGACGTCTTCGCCCGGTGCCTAGGGAGCCCGCGCTTCCGCGGCGCGTTCTCGCGCGTGGTGTTCGCGGTGTACGACCGGGGCGACGATCGGCCGAACTACCGGGCGTTCCAGGAGCGGTTCGCGCAGACGTAG